In the Camarhynchus parvulus chromosome 25, STF_HiC, whole genome shotgun sequence genome, CCTAATTAATCCCCTAATTCCCCAAATCTCCCGCTTTTGTCTGGGCCTTTGTTCTGGGGACAGAGGCGACACCCGGGGGACATCTGCCACCATTGGGGCGGGACCTCGGCCCTCCCTCATCACCAATTAATCAATcgaaattaattaattaattaattgagcCTCATTATTGAATCCCCGGATCGACAATCGGCTGTTAACCCAAACATCCCCGGCGGGTGGAAAAATCCggattttccccctttattttccccatcAAACCCCGCCGCGTTTGGAATGTGCGCTTTCCAaattccctccccaaaatcccgtcCTGGGATtgtgggattctgggattttgggggttccaaACCTCAGgggttctgggattctgggatctTTTGGATTCTTGGATCCTGGGATTATGGAATCCTGGGGTTCtagaattctgggattctgagattttggggttccggGATtcgggaattctgggattttggggttcgggaaTTCAGTGATTCTGGAAttcaggaattctgggattctgggattttggggttctggaattctgtgatttttggattctggaattctgggattctggaattctgggatttttggattctggaattctggaattctgggattgggGGGTTCTGGAATCCagaaattctggaattctgggatttgggggttctggaATTCAGGAATTCTGAAATTCTGGAATACTGTAAatcaggaattcaggaattctgaaattctgggattctggcattctgggattttggggtcccatcccatcccgACCCTTTTCCCAGCTCGGACACGGCTCCAGGATTTtatttggggctgggggaggcgCAGCCGCGTCCCGGTTCCTCCTTtcccggggggatttgggatttgggggttcggGGACCCCCGGCCGCTCGCTgtctcctgctgccacctcccgGCCCCGGGATCGAACAGAATTCCCGGGAACTTCGCTCCCTGCCGGCTCGGGAGGGCGGGATGGGGCTgcaaatcccacaaaaaccgCGCGTCCAGAACTCGGGGAGGGTCTGGGGCCGgaacggggattttggggctgaaaaggggatttttgaggaggattttggggtcggAACCGGGaagattttggggctggaaggaggaggattttggggttggaacGAGAAGGATTTTCGTGACTGGAACAggcattttggggttggaaagtGCATTTTGGGGTTGGACATTCCTCCCCAAagctcccggccccgctgctgGGCTGCCCGAGCTGGGGACAGCGGAGCCACcgccatgtccccaagtgtccccgGTGCTCGCTGCAGAGGGAAagcaaaaccccccaaaacccccaacattGCCCTCCCGGGCCGATTCAAACGAATTCCCTCCGAGTTCTGGGGCTGAGAGCGCCGCACCCCGACACGTCCTTGTCCCCTCTGCCGCAGgggcggcggcggaggaggaggaggaggaggaggaggaggaggaggaaggagccgGAGCAGAGGAAGTCCCGGCGGGCACTCGCAGCCCCGAGGGgtccccgctccgctccgcgaTGGCCCCGCCCGGGGGTCGCCGCTGTCCCCCCgcgctgctggcgctgctgctgggcctggcCGGGAGCCGAGGTGAggagggggcgcggggggggccgggggggctgcGGCCGTTCGGGAATTGCGGGAATTGGGGAATTGCGGGAATTATTGGGGAATTGCGGGGAAAAGCCGGGGCGGCGCTGGCCAGAGGGGCGCGGGAGGatgcagaggggctgggtgcGGCTTTGGGGGGATTCTCCTCGCTTCTCTCAGCCCCCCCTTGGCCAGGgagagccgggccgggccgggccgtgaCGCGGGGCCGGTTCCCCTTCCTGGGCAGCGTTTCGGATGCGGAGTTTGCCTGAAAGTCGCGACTTCCCTGTCCCGACAGTTTctgagccccagagctgtgACCTTTCCCTGTTCCCAAGCTCTGATCCCTCTGCCGGACCGGCCCCGTTCCTTCTCCTTTTGGGGCAGCTGGTGGTGACCCAgggtcttttttcccctaaaagcagcgattttggggtgtggggaaCAGAAAACCAGCGGGATTTGGGGGATGGATTGAccctggagcttctccaggTGCCTGGAGGAGCTTCTGGCCTCACCTCGGTGGGGTTTGGATTCGTTGTTTTCCTGACAGCTCCAGGATTCGCAGAATCCCAGGATTTTCAACAGCTCCGAGGTCACGGGggaccaacccccacctggccccccagaattccagagattccctggacacccccagggGTGGGGATCCAACCCTTCCAAGGCCTTTTCCCTTTTGCGGGAGGAATTTCCCCGAATTTCCAGCCCTGGTCCTGCCCCGTTCACTGGGctcagaccccaaatcccccccggCAGACCCCAAATCCCGCCTGGaccccccttttctccaggctgagccccccgagcagagctggggacccTCTGAGCCCCCCTGGCAGCTccggagcagcaggagaagacAATTCCCGTGTCCTGCAGGAATtctggcacctggagctgcGGGAAATCCCTTCCCCATCAAGGATCCCggctcccactgccccaggggacgattttcctgcatttccctggaattcccgaatttccccagccccgggggtgtccccgcACCTGCGGCTCGGCCCTGGAGCCGCTGGAGCTCCCGGAAAAACCCTGGAGGAATTTCCTGGCGGAAAAACGCCCgggatgggtgggatgggcTCCGGGGTGGGGAACGGGGGATTTAGGGGCGGTTCAGGGGGGATTTAGGAGCCCCCAGAGCCGCCCTGACCACACGGAGCTGCAGGAAGCGGCGTCGGCCCTGCGGATGTTCCGCgggttttattttgggggcCTTCGACATCCGGGGCTGCTCTGAggagagaaaaccaaaaattgggggggaagggggcagggggggaaATTCCCCGGGTTGGGAGGGTGTGGGGTggtgtggggagaggggaaCCCCTGGAAGGGGGAACGGACCTTGGTCAGTcggggaaaatggaaatttggggtggaGATGGGGAATGGACACAGGACCAGCTTGGGATAACGGGGAGAAAATGGAActtttgggatggggaatggaCACTGAGCCAGTTTTGGGTAACGGGGAGAAAATGGAActtttgggatggggaatggaCACAGGACCAGTCTGGGATaatggggagagaggggaaatttgggaatagGATTGAGAATAGAGAAAGAATCAGTCTGGGGtaacagggagagagggaaatttgggatggggaatggaCACAGAACCAGTTTGGGATAATGGGGAGAAAATTGAACTTTTGGGATGGGGAGTGGACACAGAACCAGTTTTGGGTAACGGGGAGAGAGAAGAACCCCTGGAATGAGAGCAGACCTTGATGAGTCTGGGATAACTGGGGGAGagtggaaatttggggtgggggatggACACAGAACCGGTCTGGGAGAACGTGGAGAAAATTGAACTTTTGGGATGGGGAGTGGACACTCAGAGGGCCTGGGATAACGGGGAGagagggggaatttgggaatgggatggggaataGATGCAGAACCAGTTTGGGGTGGTGTGGAGAGAGTGGAAgttttgggatggggttggggaATGGGCCCTGGGGCCAGGAGTGGCCTTGGTGGACGCTGCAGGTGCGGCCCAGGGGTGGCCCCAGCAGTGACCGTGTCCCCTCTGGACTGCAGAGCCCCTTGTGGGGTCACAGCCTCACATGGGGCTCCCCTGGCTCTGGTTTAGGATCCCCGGAATGCCAAAACCAAACGGTGACCCACGCTGTGACCGCGGGAGGATCGCTGTGCCTGGCGCCGGAGAAACCCCCTCGGGAGTGGACAGAGATGCACTGGGTGGTGGAAATTAATTCAGCAGAGCGGCAGCGGATCCTGACAGTCACCGGGAATGGAACTGTCTCCTATCCCAGAGGTCCTTTCCATGGGAGAGCGAAATTCCTGCGGGGAAACCTCTCCCTGTGCATCTCCCCGGTTCACAGGGATGATGACGGCGTCTATGGGGCTGGAGTTTGAGACTTCCTCAGGGTTTTACTTCGGTGCTTCCGAGTGTCCGTGTGGGGTGAgtgcccgtgtccctgtgtccctctgtccctgtgtccccctgtccccgtgtcccctgtcccctctctgtccccctgtccctgtgtcccctctgtccccgtgtccctgtgtcccctctctgtccccctgtccctctgtccctctgtccctctgtcccctgtccccgtgtcccctgtcccctctctgtccccctgtcccctctctgtccccctgtccccgtgtcccctgtccccgtgtcccctgtcccctctctgtccccctgtccctctgtccctctgtcccctgtccccctgtcccctgtcccctctctgtcccctctcagccccgctgtccccgcagaCCCCGTCCCGCGGCCGGAgctgaaatcccaaatcctgcagcgGGATCGGGGCTGGTGccacctggccctgctctgctccagccccgcgAACGTCTCCTACCGCTGGGCCTGTGCCGGGGATGCCCCGGGGCAGATCCCGGGGAGCCCCTCCCGGCTGCTCCGGAGCCTCCCCGAGGGCGcggaaccccaaatctgcctctgCAACGTCAGCAACCCCGCGGGCTGGAACGCGGCCCGCGCCgccctcacctgcccaggtgagctccccGCGGGACCCGGGGGCTGCGCGGGACCCgccgggctggggctgagcacgCCGGGGTTAGGGGCCgcaaatgggggaaaatggtggaaaatattgggtaaaaattgaaaatgtggaaaatgttaGCTGGAAAATATTAGGTAAAAACCTGATGGAAAATATTGGGTAAAAATcgaaaatatggaaaatattagCTGGAAAATATTAGGTAAAAATAATGTATATAGACGTAAATGACATAATTTCTagtttaatttttgtgtgtAATATACATAATTTTTGTGAATGTATTCTGTGTAAAATctatacttatatatataaaatcaattcctatataaaatatagacttacatatataatatatactgATTTATATAATCGacttatttatatatataatttatacttatttatatatataaatatactttttatagatttaaaatatacttATCTTTATATATAAATCCACACTTATTTTCTCATATAgcatatttatttatctgtaaAAAATGAACATTCATCTGTATAAAATCTAcgtgtatttttatataaaatatgtacttatctatatatataattatactaatttattatttattatttattatttattatttattatttattatttattatttattatttattatttattatttatacatatttgttattattttaaagctgcAATCGTTCACATGTAAAacataaagttatttttatacCTTTAATCcacattttttaatacatttttatttgatatAAGGGGAAAATACCAATTTAAGGATCCGGGGGAAGCTGGAATGTTTTGGGTCGGAAGGGACCCCAAGCCCCAGCTGAATTCCAGGATTCCTGGATCCTTTTCCAGGAGTTCCAGGGGATTTCAGCCGCTGGACGCTGCTGGCCGTGGCCGTGGCcgtggggctgtccctgctcctcatggccttctgctgctggaggaagaggagggagaattCCCGGGAAGGTTTGTCCGCAATGTGGGGGCGggatcccaaatttggggggtcTGACCCCAAACCGACcactggaaccccaaaatctgggagtTCTGACGCCAAACTGACCCTTGGAACCCAAATCTGGGAGTTCTGACCCCACACTGACCCTtggaaccccaaatttggggattctgATCCCACACCGACCCTTGGAACCccaatttgggaattttgacCCCACGTGGACCCTTGAtacccaaaatttgggaattttgaccccaaactgaccctTGAAATCCCAATTTGGGGATTCTGGCCCCGCATGGACCCTTGATATCCAAAATTCGGGAATTCTGACCCCACACCGACCCTTGGgacccaaatttggggattctgGCCCCGCACTGATCTTTGGAACCCCAGTTTGGGAATTCTGGCCCCACACTGACCCTTGGAACCCCAATTTGGGAATTctgaccccaaactgacccttggaaccccaaatttggggattctgGCCCCGCAGGGACCCCCGGAACCCCCCCGGAGCAGGCGCTGACCGTCTACGCCGAGGTGGGAGAGAAGAAACCCTGCCAGGAGCCCGTGAGTGCCAGGAttgtcccttcccaccccaaatccgggaattttggggtcgGAAAAGCCCCCCAAGGTCACCGAGTCCGCCCCGGCGCGGACCCCAGCCTGGTCATTCAGCGTCCGGTCACTCCTCGGACACTGCCAGGACCAGGAACCCAAACCTCGGGCGGTTCCCAGGCCTGACCCCGCTCCCCCAcgggtgggaattttgggaaccCCGAGTGGATCCTTTTAACCATTCCCGGCTTTTTTTGTGTCCCCAGGCCAGGACGGGCGAGGCCGCCCAGGAAGGAGCCACCATCTACGCCGTGGTCACTCCCAGGACATGGGTAGGGTCATTCCCGTGGGACCCCAGTGATCCCCAGGCTGGATCCATCTTTAATCccaacatttcccattttttatcccaaaatttcccatttttttaatcccaaaatctcccttttttttatccccaaaatttccccttttttatccccaaaatttcccatttttttaatcccaaaatctcccattttttatccccaaaatttcccatttttcatcccaaaatctcccattttttatccccaaaatttcccattttttaatcccaaaatctcccatgttttatccccaaaatctcccattTTTTATCCCCaagatttcccatttttttatcCTGAAATCTCCCATTTTTAATCCCAAaacttcccattttttctccccaaaatttcccatttttttaatcccccaaattcccactttttatccccaaaatttcccatttttcacccccaaatttcccccttttccccgGCAGGAGCGCCCCAGGCGCCAGGAGGAACCCGGGAATTTCACCGTTTACTCCACGGTCCAGTTCGACCGGAGGGTGAGGCTGTCCTGGAGCGTCCCCgagccctgggcaccccaaatccgTGTCCCCCGAGGTTTTGGGATCCCGCTTTTCCCAACGGgaatttccccccttttttccccacagcctTCCTCCATCAAGAGGAAGAGGCTGAACCCATCTTTGGTCTCCACCGCCTACTTGGAGGTAATGGAGAATCCATGGGGTTTTTAGGgatccaaaaaatccccaaaatgccccaaatccgGCCTGTTTCCTTGCAGGATAACGGGGGCTACAGGCGCTTGGGCTCCCCAAATCCCGCCGGCCGCCAGCGCCCCTGAACCCCGGAATTCCCGTCCCTGTGGAATTCTCCTCCTGGAATCTCCAGCGGCCACCGGGATCCATGGAATAGAAATATCCAGAAATTCGGGGTTTTCCCCCCCCCCAAGATTCCACCCCCAGCTGCGCCTCGGAGCGAagatttggggatggaaaacTCCGgaagggatggatttgggatcggGCAGGCGGGACGGGAATTCTGTGGGGTTTTCAGGgtttggaaatttgggaattcttttttatttcttttttttttcatttatgcaaACACAACTGATACAATATACTTGTAGGAATACTCGTAATGCGCAGTGTAAAAATACAACTGCACAataaatttgtttaattaattaattggcCTATTAGAGCCTGAATTACACCTCGGGCACGGGGAGGGAGcgggaattttttttttgggaattggAATTCTGGGCTGGAATTCCGTGTGGGGATGGAGTGGGATTTTCTTTGGGATCGGCGTTTTCCTTGGGATCGCGATCGCGGCGCCTCTTCTccctcatcccaaaaatcctcgtGGCCGCTCCCGGGCCTTAATTGGGATCATTTACCGGGCGTTAATTGGGATCATCCACCCGGAGGGAATTTAGGGAATTGCGGCGTTCCCGGTTTTTCCCGGCGTTTTGGGGCGATCCCAACGCTTCCCCTGCTCGTGGAAGCCGGCGCTGATGGACAGGTGGGCACGGGATTGGGCGGGAAAAGCTCAGGATTGgtgaaaaaggtgaaaaaccCTTGGAAAAGGCGCTGGGAACGCCTGGGTGACATCCCGTGGAATCGTGGAACATCCCGGTTGGAAAAGACCatccaaaccaccccaaaatccagaattttccctgaaatccatcccaaaccccccccccccggaGCAactccagcccctcctcatcCCGAAGTACAAGCGCTCCGTCGGGGCGCTCTAATTTATTCTAATGACCCTCATTTGCATATCGGGGTTAATTTGCAGCCCTCCAATCGCCGTTCCCGTCCCTCCTCTCTCGGTTTGGGTGTCACCGGAGGGGACGGGGAcagccccgggccggccccaAGTGGGTCAGGGCGCAGCGGGGGTGGCGGGGGTCCCTTTGTTCCCCTTTGTTCCCCTTTGTTCCCCTTtgttccccttccttcccctttgtTCCCCTTCgttccccttccttcccctctgttCCCCTTCGCTCGCCCGTGGGAAGACGCCGAGGGCCGTttgtccccagcctggggacagcgcggggacagcgggggtgGCCCCGGGGAGCCGCGACAGAGGCGCCGAGTGGGGCCGGGGGGGGCGGGAGGAACCCGGGCTGGAATTGCGGTTTGGTGTGCAGGAATTCTGGAACTGTGGAATTCCGGAACTGTGGAATTCCGGAATTGCAGAATTCCGGAATTGTGGGATTGTGGAATGgtggaattgtggaattgtggaattgtggaattgtggaattcCGGAATGgtggaattgtggaattgtggaatggtggaattgtggaattgtggaattgcGGAATGGTGGATTTCCGGCCCCTCCTCGGCGGCCTCTGGAGCGGCGACCCCGGGAAATCCTGCGGGGATGGTTTGGGGATTGGAGGGGAAAAccgggagggagctggggtcaAGCCCGGCTGGACAGCCAGTGGTCATTCGGCGTCCATCCGGTGTCCATCCAGTGGTCATCCAGGGAATTCCTCGGATACATCCCGGGGATGGGGATCCAGCCCTCCCTGAGACCCTTCCGACGCTTCCCAACcctttttccatggaaaaaccATCCCAGacttccagccctggcacagctcgaGGCCGTTCCCTCTTGTCCAGTCCCCGTTCCCTGGGATcagatcccaaattccctctggcagatcccaaattccccctggatcagatcccaaatccacccgGCTGCCCCCAGGCTTTGGGGTCACTCTGGTCACTCACAGTGACCCTTGGGGTCGGTGTCCCACCGGCCATCGGGTCATTGGGGGGGtcctggatggatttggggaaatttgaggtgttttggggagTCTGGGTAGCTTTTAtggggatttgaggggtttgggggagtcTGGCTGGATTTTGgaggggatttgagggattttgagGGGTCCCAGGTGGTTTTTGTTGAGGATTTGATGGATTTGGGGAGTCTGGGTGGgttttggagggaattttgaGGGATCTGGGTAGGTTTTGTTGAggatttgatggattttggaGGATCTGGGTAGGTTTTGTTGAGGATTTGATGGATTTTGAGGGACCTGGGTAGGTTTTGTTGAggatttgatggattttgggggatctggGTAGGTTTTGTTGAGGATTTGAGGGGCTTTGGGGTCACTCcggtggggatttgggggatccatGGGGCGCTGTGTCCCTGTCAGTCTCAGGGGCTGTTTGTAACGCCCCGAGAGCCTCACGTCCCACCCCAAAATGTGGTTTTCGGGCCCGGAAGAGAAACAGGAACCTCCATCACGCGGTTTCTCCGCCGGCCGTCAGaatcccccagccccaggttTCGGGGTGTCTCAGGGGCCTTGGGGTTCCTCGGGGAGCAGCCGCCCCGTGAGGAGTCCCACCCTGAGGGGGTCCCACCCTGCGCGCGACCGTGTCCCACCCTCGgtgaggtgacactggggacagaagATGGCACCGGGGCTGGCGCTGAacctcctcatcttcctcctcttcctcctcttcaccGCGCCAGGTACGGGGCTGCGTGAGTGGCTGGGGTGGGCGCgtggctttggggacatctggggacgTTTGGGGTGAACCCGCCCTGTCCCCACACGGTGCCACCACCGGGTCCCTCCCCACAGGAGCCGCTGCGCCCTTGGGGGATGGACTGTCCCACACGGAGtcccaaaaaattgggaatttttgggaatttggggtgggaaaattcaaaattctgGTCCTGCCCCCTCTTCATGCAAAGGGCTCCAGAAAGGGCGGAGCTGTTTcgattttatttttaataattatttgctttttgaacGTGTCTGGAACTCCAAGCGGGATGAGACCTGGGGAAGGACGAGCGACCCAACTCCGCCATCCCCGTTTGttttggcagcctgggcacaaGGACCCCAATCCTCGGAGGTGGCCGGAGCCGTGGGCGGGGTGGCACTTCTGAACCCCCAGAGCctccaaaatccctccaaattctcccaaatccACTGGCGCTGGCAGAACCAGCTGAAGATCGCCAGCTGGAAGAAGGGGGAGCAGCCCATGTACCTCCAGGGCCGATTTGAGGGAcgcctggagctcctggagaacGGCACCCTCAGGATGAGCAACCTGAGCCTCGGCGACGGCGGCGAGTACCGGCTGTACCTGGAGGAGGACACGGGCAGGGAGAGCGTCCACAGGGTCCTGCTGAGGGTCTATGGTGGGTCTGGGGACAGGGAACTGTTCCAAGGGGTGCTGGGGACGTTGTGATGGTCTGGGGGTTGTCCCAGAGGTCCAGGAGGTCCAGCTGAGGGTCTACGgtgagcctggggacagggaactgtcccagggggcactggggacgTTGTGATGGTCTGGGGGTTGTCCCAGAGGTCCAGGAGGTCCAGCTGAGGGTCTACGgtgagcctggggacagggaactgtcccagggggcactggggacgTTGTGATGGTCTGGGCGTTGTCCCAGAGGTCCAGGAGGTCCAGCTGAGGGTCTACGgtgagcctggggacagggaactGTCCCAGGGGGCGCTGGGGACGTTGTGATGGTCTGGGCATTGTCCCAGAGGTCCAGGAGGTCCTGCTGAGGGTCTACGGTGGGTCTGGGAACAAGGAATTGTCCCAGGGGGCGCTGGGGACGTTGTGATGTTCTGGGGATTGTCCCACAGCTCCATGGGTGGGCTGGGGACATTGTGAGATCCTGGTTGTCCAAGAACCTCATGGGGACATTGTCCCAGAGCTCCATGGGAGGGTTGGGGCTGTTGTGGTGGCCTGGGTGTTGTCCCGGAGCTCCAGGAGGACGTTATGACATCCTGAGGGTTGTCCCAGAGTTccacagaggggtttggggacgTTGTGGTGTCCTGGGGGTTGTCCCAGAGCTCCATGGGAACTTTGTGACTTCCTGGTTGTCCAAGAACCTCTTGAGGACATCGTGACATCCTGGG is a window encoding:
- the LOC115913180 gene encoding uncharacterized protein LOC115913180, with protein sequence MAPPGGRRCPPALLALLLGLAGSRGSPECQNQTVTHAVTAGGSLCLAPEKPPREWTEMHWVVEINSAERQRILTVTGNGTVSYPRDPVPRPELKSQILQRDRGWCHLALLCSSPANVSYRWACAGDAPGQIPGSPSRLLRSLPEGAEPQICLCNVSNPAGWNAARAALTCPGVPGDFSRWTLLAVAVAVGLSLLLMAFCCWRKRRENSREGTPGTPPEQALTVYAEVGEKKPCQEPARTGEAAQEGATIYAVVTPRTWERPRRQEEPGNFTVYSTVQFDRRPSSIKRKRLNPSLVSTAYLEDNGGYRRLGSPNPAGRQRP
- the LOC115913433 gene encoding SLAM family member 9-like, encoding MAPGLALNLLIFLLFLLFTAPAWAQGPQSSEVAGAVGGVALLNPQSLQNPSKFSQIHWRWQNQLKIASWKKGEQPMYLQGRFEGRLELLENGTLRMSNLSLGDGGEYRLYLEEDTGRESVHRVLLRVYDLVPKPRVTATTNGDPQVCNTTLSCSVALPGVTYEWIPPQKAPMKEGPVLEVSVSPAVETYVCRVSNPVSSSNASLTLRRPCSWTDESSSSSSSAACAMPSAPAALGHLVLLVLLFLLLAAA